A single Streptomyces sannanensis DNA region contains:
- a CDS encoding serine/threonine-protein kinase, with amino-acid sequence MVEPWPAGKKLAGRFSRAGEGAWGGMGVVYRATDDRHAERAVAVKFLWPRDPEATLRGYRTPTPQELRRFDRECEMHQRFGGRGVPAFVHADLSPPRPYLVTEYVDGDDLHAFLTRNRPTLSAAACVIVPLLEVLGRVHGAGVVHRDVKPANILLARRDGVVYLTDFGIALPKDPAATRYTNGRTPGTIGYMAPEIHRGERNPGPEADLYSVACIAFQMVTGRLVFEAGHSDYDLARLHCEERPPLLSDDVPGLPSEIVDITDRMLAKSPADRPPLELALEIWRPLLPSPGDSSPRPALDPDPTLPHRTPGTAAAPLSEAAPTGPRRPRVHRRPVGGPTRSALRNLCAEAEIEIERGEPDKAVDELTAMLLRAEQCLPGAVREVQSARLVVARAQMLRGETASAGRICRDVARRLADASAGTDAGELRARARLVAVQVMTAEGSPVQAVADTWLELAEELAFWPGPGPSRQTVEFCREVGVEVKELVLDARQGEVSPALPEAIRKLLDRLPGPA; translated from the coding sequence GTGGTGGAGCCATGGCCGGCGGGGAAGAAGCTCGCGGGCAGATTCAGCCGCGCCGGCGAAGGCGCATGGGGTGGCATGGGGGTCGTCTATCGGGCGACCGACGACAGGCATGCCGAGCGGGCGGTCGCGGTGAAGTTCCTGTGGCCTCGAGATCCGGAGGCCACCCTGCGCGGGTACCGGACTCCCACCCCACAAGAGCTACGGCGTTTCGACCGCGAGTGCGAAATGCACCAACGCTTCGGTGGCCGGGGCGTGCCAGCCTTCGTCCACGCCGATCTCTCCCCGCCGCGCCCGTACCTCGTCACAGAGTACGTCGACGGCGATGACCTGCATGCTTTTCTCACCCGGAACCGACCCACCCTGTCGGCTGCGGCGTGTGTGATCGTCCCGCTGCTGGAAGTGCTCGGTCGGGTGCACGGCGCGGGCGTGGTACACCGGGACGTCAAGCCAGCCAACATCCTGCTGGCCCGACGCGACGGCGTCGTATACCTCACCGACTTCGGCATCGCCCTGCCGAAAGATCCGGCGGCCACCCGGTACACCAACGGACGGACGCCCGGCACGATCGGCTACATGGCTCCGGAGATCCACCGCGGCGAACGGAACCCGGGCCCGGAGGCCGACCTCTACAGTGTCGCCTGCATCGCGTTCCAGATGGTAACTGGACGGCTGGTCTTCGAGGCCGGCCACTCCGACTACGACTTGGCCCGCCTGCACTGCGAGGAGCGGCCGCCGCTGCTCAGCGACGACGTCCCCGGCCTGCCGTCCGAGATCGTGGACATCACGGACCGTATGCTCGCCAAGTCGCCCGCCGATCGGCCGCCTCTGGAACTGGCACTTGAGATCTGGCGGCCCCTGCTGCCCTCGCCGGGCGACTCCTCTCCACGCCCCGCCCTCGACCCGGACCCGACCCTGCCCCATCGCACCCCGGGGACCGCTGCGGCCCCGCTCTCGGAAGCAGCGCCGACGGGTCCGCGCCGCCCTCGGGTGCATCGCCGACCCGTCGGCGGTCCCACCCGGTCCGCGCTCCGAAATCTGTGCGCCGAGGCCGAGATCGAAATCGAACGCGGCGAACCGGACAAGGCCGTCGACGAGTTGACCGCCATGCTGCTGCGCGCCGAGCAGTGCCTCCCTGGGGCGGTCCGCGAAGTGCAAAGCGCGCGCCTCGTCGTGGCCCGTGCTCAGATGCTGCGCGGAGAGACTGCCTCCGCGGGCCGCATCTGCCGGGATGTCGCCAGGCGGCTCGCGGACGCATCGGCCGGCACGGATGCCGGTGAACTGCGAGCACGGGCACGGCTCGTCGCGGTCCAGGTGATGACCGCGGAAGGGAGCCCGGTCCAGGCGGTGGCCGACACTTGGCTGGAGCTGGCCGAGGAACTCGCGTTCTGGCCCGGGCCAGGACCATCCCGCCAGACCGTGGAATTCTGCCGAGAAGTAGGAGTCGAAGTGAAGGAACTTGTTCTGGACGCGAGGCAAGGTGAAGTGTCCCCGGCGCTGCCCGAGGCAATCCGCAAGCTGCTGGATCGCCTGCCAGGGCCAGCTTGA